A stretch of DNA from Brevibacterium sp. CBA3109:
GGACCTGAGTGCGCTCGCCGGATCCATCGCCGAGGAGGCCAACGTGCCAGATTCCTGGGGCTGCTGTGCCTTCGCCGGGGACCGGGGCATGCTCCATCCCGAACTCACCGCCTCGGCGACGAAGGACGAGGCCGCCGAAGTTGAGTCAATCGGCGCAGCGATCCACGCGTCGACGAACAGGACGTGTGAGATCGGGATGACCCGGGCAACTGGAAAGCACTATCGCCACATCCTCGAAGCCCTCGACGAGCTCGTGGGCCAGGCGAGAATCTGATGTGGCCCGGACTGATCCGGATGCCGGGCATCCCTGGCATCAGTGAGCCGCGTGTGATTCGATGCACATATGACTGAAGCACTGGAAACGCACCGCGCTCGCCTCGCCGCCGGAGAGATCTACAACGGGCTGTGGATGATGTCGACGAGCCAGGAGCTCGCGAAGATCGGATCGGCCGCCGGCTACGACTACGTGTGCCTGGACATGCAACACGGCTTTACCCGCCCGACTGACGTTCTGCGCCTGACCGATGCCATCCGGGCCAGCGGATCCGCCCTGGTCACGGCTCGAGTCTCTGCGAACCGCTTCACCGAAATCGGCATGCTCGCCGACGCCGGCGTCGAAGCCGTCATCGTGCCGCTCGTTTCCACGGTCGCCGAGGCCGAAGCTGCCGTTTCCGCCCTCGACTACCCGAGCCGCGGCGGCGACCGCTCCTGGGGTCCGACCGCCGAGCTCATGCACAACGCGGTCCAGGACACCCGTGACGAGCGCCCTCTGCTCTTCGTGATGATCGAGAACAAGGAAGGCCTGGCGAACGTCGAGAAGATCTGCGAAGTTCACGGAATCGACGGCGTTTATGTCGGTCCTGCTGATCTCGCATTCGCTGTCGATGCATTGCCTGGTCAGCCCAATGACGCCCACGCCGAGGCCGTCGCCCGGATCCGCACGGCAGCTGACGCAGCCGGCGTCATCCCTGGCATCCACTGCGGTAATGGTGCGGAAGCCAAGACCCGCAAGGAACAAGGGTTCCGGTTCATCACCTCGGCGGGGGATATCGGCGCTGCAGGACGTGCTTTCCGAGAGGATTTGGCGGCGGCCCGGGGCTAGTCACCTCTCGATATTCACCACGGTCCGCAGCCCCGGACTCGGCTCTGCGAATTCCTGCGCCAGGTCAGACAGTCCGATCGGGCCGCCGAGGATGTTTTCCCACGGCATGTTTCCGCCGTCAGCGGCCAGGAAGTCGACGGCCTCCTGCAGGTGGTGGGGTTCGAAGTTGTGCACACCGGTGATGGTGCGCCAGCCGCGCACGATCTGCTCGGGGTTGATGGCGACATCAGGTCCCGGGCTGACGCTGCCGGCCAGCACGGTGGTGCCGCCGGTGCCTACGCTGGCCAGGCAGGTCTGTACGCCGGAGGTAGTGCCGGAGAGCTCGAGAGCAACATCGACATCCGCAGGCATCTCGTCCTCCACGATCGTGCTCGCTCCGGCGAAGAGAGCAAGGTCCTGGCGCCGTGGCGTCGGATCGAAGGCGAGCACCTCGGCGGCTCCGCGGGACTGGGCTGCAGCCACCGCGGTGAGCCCCAGCATGCCGAGTCCATTAACGAAGACTCGACGACCCCGCAAGTCACCCGCGGCCTCCAGCATCGCCATGACGGTCGCGACGGCACACCCTGCCGTCGCGGCCACGGCGTCGGGCACCGAATCCGGCACCGGGACGATTGCCACGCCGGCCAGCAGGTGGATGTGTGAGGCGTAAGTACCGGACAAGGCCCAGCCGCTGTCGGCGGATTCGTGACCGACCTTGGCCACCGACTGACATTTCGCGCTGAGTCCACGCCCGCAGTTCTTACACTCCCCGCACACCGAGGTGACCGAGAAGACCACGCGCTGGCCGAGCGGGATCCCACCCCGTGAATCCTCGACCACGCCGACACCCTCGTGGCCGAGCACCGAGGGGCATGCTCCGGGGCGACGCCCGCGCACGGTGTGCCTGTCCGAGCCGCAGACGGTAGCGGTGGTCAACCGGATGAGGCTCTCACCCTCGACCAGTTCCGGGAGGGCGAAGGACTGAGTCTCGAACTGATCCCCACCGAGCCAGACGACGGCCTGGGCCGTGTCCGCGGGGCGCTCAGCATCCGCCGAGACTCTCGTGTCCGCCGAGGTATCGGCCGGGGGAGCCTCATCCTGGGACTGTGGCTGAACCCGCGTCTGAACCTGCGCCGTCACTGCTTCACCTGAACTGAGGCTGCAGTTGGCAGGTCGGTCAGAGCATCGGGAAGCCCAGCAGCGGAATCGAGCACGAGGTGGGCACCTTCGGTTTCGAAGTCCTTCCGGCTCAGGTGGCCGGTGAGCACACCCACCGAGGTGACACCGGCGCGCAGGGCCGACTGCACATCCGCCGAGGTGTCGCCGACGCTGAC
This window harbors:
- a CDS encoding HpcH/HpaI aldolase family protein, producing the protein MTEALETHRARLAAGEIYNGLWMMSTSQELAKIGSAAGYDYVCLDMQHGFTRPTDVLRLTDAIRASGSALVTARVSANRFTEIGMLADAGVEAVIVPLVSTVAEAEAAVSALDYPSRGGDRSWGPTAELMHNAVQDTRDERPLLFVMIENKEGLANVEKICEVHGIDGVYVGPADLAFAVDALPGQPNDAHAEAVARIRTAADAAGVIPGIHCGNGAEAKTRKEQGFRFITSAGDIGAAGRAFREDLAAARG
- a CDS encoding alcohol dehydrogenase catalytic domain-containing protein, with product MTAQVQTRVQPQSQDEAPPADTSADTRVSADAERPADTAQAVVWLGGDQFETQSFALPELVEGESLIRLTTATVCGSDRHTVRGRRPGACPSVLGHEGVGVVEDSRGGIPLGQRVVFSVTSVCGECKNCGRGLSAKCQSVAKVGHESADSGWALSGTYASHIHLLAGVAIVPVPDSVPDAVAATAGCAVATVMAMLEAAGDLRGRRVFVNGLGMLGLTAVAAAQSRGAAEVLAFDPTPRRQDLALFAGASTIVEDEMPADVDVALELSGTTSGVQTCLASVGTGGTTVLAGSVSPGPDVAINPEQIVRGWRTITGVHNFEPHHLQEAVDFLAADGGNMPWENILGGPIGLSDLAQEFAEPSPGLRTVVNIER